TTCTCCGCGTCTGTTTCTAACTTGTTTTGTCCTGCTGGCACATGGCCTCATAGGCTCAACGTCCAGCCGCCTTTGTGGGTTACCACGAGGATTCATCGCTCATGAAGCCTCAGAAACCTGCATTTATGCCTTTTAAGTTCTCTTCTGTAAATCGTCACCATGCTCCGTTCCCTTTACTCTAGCAGATTAAAATCCTCTTCCTTGTCAAACCTAACCTATGCTCATGCCTACGGACTCTCAGCCGTCAATCTAGAGTTGGCGTTTTGTCAGTCGATCTCTTGTCAAGGAACCACTTGCACATCATAATCTGTCAGTAGCCTGAAATAATTTTCCATTCTCTAGACTAGGAGCATGATCCACTATTTGTCCCTATAGCCTCAAGTCTGAAGTGGAGTCGGGTGCACCCAAGAGCTGGGGTTTCCACTGACTGTTGAAACATGGCATCGTTTTATTCATGCAAACATATATAGATAATGCCTTTTAAATCAGGCCAGAACCTGTTAAGATGTGCTAGGCAGTACTGCCTCATTGTATGGCACCTATATCATTCTTTACCTGAAAGAGCATATTAGGAGGCCGCATGGGCCCGGATGCACCCATTCAATGTTTAGAAAGATCCCTCTATTCTTCTAATTCCATCCTGTAAGTTGAAACCTTTCACCCTGAAAAGTCAATTCATCTCAttccttttctctttctttcagaGTGTAGCGGCTACTCGTCCAATTGTCACCGTCCATGGTGAAAAAAATGAGGCAACTGGTTCCACCATCCCGATGCCTGCTGTCTTCCGGGCGCCAATCAGGCCCGATGTTGTCAATTTTGTCCACACAAACATAGCTAAGAACCATAGACAACCTTATGGTGTTGACAAAGAAGCAGGTACGCCAATATTGACCCCTCTTATCTCCTGCTTtctttcttcaacattttcaagctcaaaatcataaaatttgtaATGGAGCTACATCTAAGATATTTAAGTCATTATGAAAAGTGAGGATGCATGCAGAAACTACATCTATATTTTGGAACCAATGGTTTGAATTCGGCCAGACAGTCTTCTCTCAGTTCTCCTTGTTGCAACCCTGAAGCTGTCACAATAAGGgctttttctttattcaaattGCAGAGGATCGCTATGGAATGCACTACTTTTTTATCCTGTTCCACTGGCGCGTTCCATCTGTTCCAGTGAAATGCTGGGACTGCTCTGATGGGTGGGTTGAACCGCGAAGATCCCGATCTATAGCGGttgaaaaaaagctctctagtaAATGGTCACACTGAACTGAAGCAAGCCAAGGTTTTGAACTGGCCCTTACAGCATTCTATGAAATTTGGTCCTCATCCTCATTTTCTCAAGCAGTAAGGGGTAATGTCATCATTCTCGAATTTTCTCTCGTTCAATGAAGTTTCTAACTTAATATCAAAACTGGGGGTGCAATCACTTCTTCAACTACCTATCTAAGAAGAAATCCCCTTAATAACAGTATCCTTGTCAACCTCTTTTATCTTTAAAGCTTCTACATACCTGCCTTTGTCTTTCAGGTCACAAAACCAGTGCTGAATCATGGGGTACAGGTCGTGCTGTTGCCCGTATCCCCCGTGTTCGGGGAGGTGGTACCCACCGTTCTGGTCAGGGAGCCTTTGGTAACATGTGTAGAGGAGGTCACATGTTCGCCCCTAACAGAGTCTGGAGGAGATGGCACCGCCGAGTGAACACCAACCAAAAGCGTTACGCCATGGTATCTGCCATCGCTGCTTCTGGAAATCCAGCAATCGTCATGTCAAAAGGTTGGTAGCATTCGGATGGGCTTTGTTCTAAGTTGGAAAATAATAGGAATGATACTAATAAGATAAGAGACAGAATTTAATTGAAACCATCATGACGCAATCAGTAACGcctcaaaatgtaaaataacaTAGTTTACTCATGACAATAGTGGAGGGTGCTAATACTTTGAAACTGTGGTCGCATCTAAAAATAGAAAGGCCATTTGAGGAAGAAGGGGTCTCAAAGATGGGAAGGCTCGGAAATTTCTGTCCTCTTGGTAAAGTCTGAGATCCCAATATCAGGTTTCGTATCGAGATTAGGGCTGCACTTTCTCTTATATTGGAGGGCGTTTTAATTTGAAGTTGCAAGAATCCTAGAGTTGGACATAGTATGATAAGGCTCAAGTCAATCTCAGACATGCATGTTTCTACACCACTCGGCAAGTCAGCACATGCATGAAGATTGCACCTTTAACAAAGGCTAATGCAAAGATCTTACTTCAATCTCAATTTACAATGTGCCTCCCCTACTGAAACCGGTGCAGGGCATCTTCATTTCGAATTCCTAACAAGAATTTTCCAGTCAAGAGGGCTTATTGCTGCCTGAGCTGTTtagttttcagaatttagccatttattttatcttgtttattgaaagaaaaatatacatcaCAAAAAACTCCAAATTAAGTGATCATTAATACTTTTAACTCCTGCTGTTAACTGTTGGGCATCTTTGAGTAGGACTGACTGCTATTTTGTTGGTTTTTAGGTCACATGATCCAAGGAGTCTCTGAATTCCCTCTTGTTGTAACTGATAAAATCCAAGAATACAAGCGCACCAAGCAAGCAGTTGCTTTCCTGGCTGCTGTCAGAGCGTGGAAGGATGTCAAGAAAGTAAGTGCAGTGTTTACCAGTTTTCTATGGTTTTGAAGCCATTATAATCAGTACTGTAAATCAAACTTGCATCAAATAAGCAGGCAGTTGTTATCTGTCCTTGCGTTTTTGTTTACTATTAGCAATCGAGGATTGACTGTAGACAATGCTATTCAGAGGTATGTTATTTAGTCATCTGCGCATGATAGCTCaaagtgaaaaattgctaatttgTCTGACGTGAGTTCTAGTGAGTTTCTTAGGTGAAGaaagttgcaaaaaaattttatgtGGAAGAACATCCCTTGCAATACACAGGTGCTAAAAATCAATCTCATGTTGTATCAGTAATATTCACCGCATGCGGAGGAAAAGCCAGCATTGTTTTGTTTTAGCCATCCTCTAATATTATATTGTCCATTATTTCCTAGTGTAGGAGTTCAAGCCAGTAGTGGAGGAACTTGAATTTGCTTTTCTGTTTCATTCTTTAATGTTTCACACTTCTCATAATTCATGTGTTAACTTTTCTCCAGGTGAAACAATCTCATCGTATCCGTGCCGGCAAAGGTAAAAGGCGAAACCGTCGACGCATCCAGCGACGAGGACCCCTGATTGTCTACTACAACAACAAGGTACTGAGCAAAGCTAATTATCTCACACCGTAAAATTATCTTCTCATGCATTATTctattcaaatgaaatttgccACGTGTGCAGGCATTCCATTTGAACTGCTTAGGTCCATGTGGAAACAGAATTTCACAAGTCAAATAGTCATTACAACTTCATTTAAATTGAGTAATCAGCCATTTTGCTTTTAGGGAATCCACCATTTTTACAACAGCCGTATGCctcattttctctcagaaattaTGTAAGTTTTTAATTCAGATCAACaactgaaagatgaaaaaagttTCCCTGAATATTCTTGATGAATCTtgaatgatgacaaaaattggTCCGTGTTGTTGAGTTTTTGCTGAAAACAAACCAAATCACTTAACTGACAAAGATTCATCCAAAATTCTAAAGTGTTTATCCTCTATTTTCTGGGAggatttgtttgttttttttttttttttagttgagaTGTAAGGTATTATAGATGTCATTTCAGGGTGGTTAGAATGATGACAAAATTTGGTCCGTGTTGTTGAGTACTACTGAAAATAACCACTTACCATTACTGACTAACTCTCTGAAATGCTGTTTCTGTCGTACGAGCCCATTTAGAGTTGTTTCTTTTAATTCACAAAtgaatgttaaaaatattttgttgccGAGGTTCAaagaaaatgatgacaaaatttgGTCCGTGTTGTTGAGTCTTactgaaaataaacaattacCACTACTGATTACTTCTTTGAACCAATATTTTGGTCGCATTGCTCCATTCAAGGTCGTTGCCTTTGATTTACAAATGATTTTATAAATTAAGAATAATCCATGTTTCATAGCTGTAGCTCAAAGTTGTTtaaatgatgacaaaatttcCCGCAGCCTTTGAGTTCTACTGACAGTATTTATTTCTGATAAACTCCTTAAAACTATAGCTTTGCACAAACATATTTTCATCTCAATTAATCAATGAATGTGATATGCTTCGAAAAATTTATTGGTTTAAGCTGCCATTGTACTTTATTATAATGATGACAAAATTTGGTCCGTGTTGTTGAGTTTTACTGAAAATAGCCTACACCATTTCTGAGTATCTCTTTGACAAAGTTTAATGGCAGCGCTTATCATTGCAcagttttttttatctattacTTCAGTTCGGATCTATGAGGGGAGAGAGAAGTTGATGTTTTTCGAAGTATTCCAAAAGAATTATTTATAAATCAATCAATAAACTTGTCTTTAAGTTGTTATGAGGATGACATAATTTGGTCCGTGTTGTTGAGTTTTACTGAAAATAACCTACACCATCTTCTGAGTAACTCTTTGACGAAGTTCAATGGCAGCGGTTATCAttgcacagttttttttttttttttgtttttttttttcacttcggTATTGATCTTTGAGGGGAGGGAGATACTGATGTTTTATGAATCAcggaaacaaaattaaaataaattaataaacatGTGTTTAAGTTGTTATGAGGATGACATAATTTGGTCCGTGTTGTTGAGAAGCACTGAAAATAACCAATAACCAACTCTGAGTAACTTCCAATTCTAGGGCTAGTTTATCAGTTGTTATGGTGTAGTTTTTTAATTCCTGCTGGAGGTTAGTACCTAACATGTTATATACAAGCAAGGTTATGTCTCTGTCTCTGCCTGTTTACCAAAAAACTTCACGTTTCTGGATCCTGAAGTCATACTTTCTCATATATCTCAAGAAATTCAACCGAAGGTTACATTAAGGTGAAATAATATGATGAAATAGTGTTAGAGCACTGGGTTATGATTCTCAAGATGATTACCCATTTCACGTTGACTAATTCTGACTTCCACATTTCACTCAATGCGCAATCAGTGCATCTCTGTCCTAATTTACTTGCATCTGTGTGGCAGCACCAATTTGGCaatgaagaaaatgatgaaattgcTAAGAGCACTGGgttatgattttaaaaatgattaccCTTTTATCACGTTGACAAAATCTGATCTCATTCTGCCATTGTTATGAGAGTTCTTACTCATTCCTTTCATTCCTACCAAGTTGAACTGAgttagaaatgatgaaattgctAAGAGCACTGGGTTATGATTGAAGAATGATTACTAACCCTAATCACGTTGACAAAATTCTGATCTTGCTCACTTAGTTAATCGGTACTCCTGTATTTTATGTCAGCCATTTTGTATTTGAGTCCTTCCTCTCTTCCATTCCCTTAAGAAAGAATCTGTAAATGTGTTctcaaacataaaaataaatagcTCTTCGGAGCAATGTGATCGGATAGTAAAAACTTCAGGAAAGAGTAGTCTCTTCGACTCATATCTTATCTTTCctcatttttgcatgaatttttaaGGCGGATgatgattaaaatttttatgatttattttgatgatttaaaacggctaatttttattttctttccattgCAGGGTCTTAGAAATGCATTCCGTAACATCCCTGGTGTAGACTGCATCAACGTTATGAAATTAAATCTCCTTAAATTAGCTCCTGGTGGTCATGTTGGAAGATTTGTCATCTGGACGGAATCAGCATTCAAAAAATTAGATGCTCTTTACGGCACATGGCGCAAGAAGAGTACTCTGAAGAGTGATTACAACTTGCCCATGCCGAAAATGGCTAACACCGACCTCACAGGCCTGTTGAGCTCTGAGGAACTCAAGAAATACATGAAGAGGCCCAAGTAAGTAATCGCTCTTTAACTTGACATTTGAAACCCACAAATCTGGAAGTGTGcaacggaccactagacaaggtacgaatttaagcattctgatacctgtttcctagtcagaatttcacgtagaacacgattcgtgcaacgaaaattactgaattcaactcctaacggagatattaacgtttttatttcacactggttacgcggaatttgaactgcctgctcacaagaaactcaaagctctacgtgagtcaaatcgtgcactacaatgatttcagcaagcttctcaatcgagcaatgttcatttcccaccatgtgttttccAAACTAtcagtaatttgctatagctgagccaaagcgtcaagatcgaggttgccagatttttttatggcagagacgttcatgataacatttagcgcgcgatgtgaatcacgtagtgcattgagttttcatgagcgggtggtttcaattcttgcaccaagaatcatttaatatctctggaagaagttgattttggtaatttttgttgtgtgcatcgtgttttgcgtgataTTTTGGTGAAGatgcatgtatcagaatgctgaaattcataccttgtctagtggtccattagtatATTCAGATTGTGCAGTATCTATGGATGCTGTTAACGTTTCATTACAGAAAAGCTATGTATATTGAGTTGTTCTCATCAGTAGCGGAGAAGAGGTCATTTCATGATTTAGATCCAATTTGATATAATGTAGAGTCCCCCTGATGACTTCACTACCAACAGCGCTTACTAAACTCTGATAAATTTTATAATGTCACAAACTTTTTCATGCATCAAGTTGGAAAAAGAAGGTTTCaccaaaatttaatttagaTGTAGCTTTTCACTGTTGCAATGCCTTAGTAACATCAACTCTATTTTCCAGGTATTCGCTCAAAAAATTGCACTGTCGTCTCGCAATAGACAATTCAGTCAATAACTTGAACAAGATCATTTATAGTTGCGATATTCTCTCCTAAGAAAGACAGTACTATCATGTCACCctcaaaaactttattttctattctagcattttgcctgaaaaatcTCTTTACGAAAGTGTCAGAAACTTTAGCTCAATTACCAGAATAGTTGGTGAAGAATTTTTCCAGACTCATATTCGTTTTATGTCAAGTATCTAACAAAGGAAGGCAATCTAAAGCAGTGCCATAATGTGTTACATAGATCATATGAATCAAAACGTTTCGCACAAGAAAATCTACTGAAGAAAATGTTTCTAACTCTAGGAAATGGAATGTTAATTGTGCGTATACTTGGCAGTTTTGGTAATATCACAGAGGAGCTCCTAAAATTGTGCAGGCTGATGAGCCTACATCAATGGAGGTCGAATGCAAGCAAATGAAAATTCTGAATGTTCATGTTCCTGTGCAAATATCTTAATGACAAAGAAGTCGTCCATGAAGGAATACGATCTATACACATGTATTGTATTCCTTCGTGGACCAATTATCGTCTTATTTTCAGCTTTGCTTCAATTTTCTCCAAagaatttaatggaaaaatccttatttttgtttttcattaagTCTGTAATAGTGTGCTCTTCTCCATGCTCCTTTGTATGCCCCTCCAAGTttctattttgaaatttatagttATACACTAGCAAGAAACTTAGCATTCATCATTCAGGCAAAGACGTTTCAATCCTCTAAGCCTAGATTTTGATACAATAGTTGATGATAAGTTggctaatttttcaattttgtatgtaATTACAGGAAGAAGACTTTCGTTTCTCGCATCAAGAAGAACCCGCTGCGCAACCCAAGGCAGATGGTGAAACTCAATCCTTACGTTGTTGTCCAGAAACGACTTGCCAAGTTGGAGCAGGCCAAGAACATCGAAGCCAAGAAAGTAGCAGCTGCCAAGAAGGAAGGAGTAAGTATTCTGTGCTTGTCAACCTAAGAATGTCAGGTTAAATTATGTTGAAGATCCTCATGAAAAAGATGCCTACTCATTACCTTTTCATGATGTTTATCTACATCGTCACTTTCCTGTTGTAGTTTCATGTTGCCGAAAAAACTATCATAActggaaaggaaaaaaaatataattgatagagaattttattgaagAGAGGTTAAATCTGTCACTGAGGGCTGCTGAAACTTCTCAACCATGCGACTAGCCGGGTCATGTGCCAGTAACGTGGAATGGAGGAACCCccatgagaaaagaaaaaatgggcGGACCCCATGCAAAGTACAACTTAGCAGTATAAAAATCTGATTTATCGATGGaagggttttttttcccccttccccTGCACCCATGCaatagcagggtgtctaccggaaAGTCTGGATATAGTCCTGATTTTTTAGagcggtccagaagtactgaaaaagtgcagaatttCACGATAAggttcggaatttttgtcatttttgtcgcaattcaagctagtaattcaaatttttgaaaattttcaaatttcgtcaattgaaggtcccgaaaaagtactgaatttctcttatgaggaggtactgaatttcttgggaatggatTGGAAAAGTACTGTTAAGTAATGtgttttggccagcctgttttggtGGAAACCCTGAATAGTTACCTGACTCGTCTACTTTTTGTTGATTGCTGATGAGGGAATATCACATCTTGATAGTGATGTTTCGAAATATCTgctccttttttgttttttgtgtttttttgcttgatttcttGCGTGTTCATTGCATAATATGTTGACAAAATATTCCTTGAAGAGGGAAgaataaattttgtaaaattttgaagacagATTCTGATGAGTGATCCAATCTATGAATAAGGTTTACAAGAAACCTACAAAAATGTGAACTGATTGTGAGCTACATGATTTTCAAGTTGACGCTTCCTTTATTTCAATTTGTCTGGTGTGCTAACAGTCCCGCATTCAAATTTGTTCTCAAATTTCATCAAGTCAAGTTGTTTGTTTGAcaattgattgtttttttttttag
The genomic region above belongs to Bemisia tabaci chromosome 8, PGI_BMITA_v3 and contains:
- the RpL4 gene encoding large ribosomal subunit protein uL4A; translation: MSVAATRPIVTVHGEKNEATGSTIPMPAVFRAPIRPDVVNFVHTNIAKNHRQPYGVDKEAGHKTSAESWGTGRAVARIPRVRGGGTHRSGQGAFGNMCRGGHMFAPNRVWRRWHRRVNTNQKRYAMVSAIAASGNPAIVMSKGHMIQGVSEFPLVVTDKIQEYKRTKQAVAFLAAVRAWKDVKKVKQSHRIRAGKGKRRNRRRIQRRGPLIVYYNNKGLRNAFRNIPGVDCINVMKLNLLKLAPGGHVGRFVIWTESAFKKLDALYGTWRKKSTLKSDYNLPMPKMANTDLTGLLSSEELKKYMKRPKKKTFVSRIKKNPLRNPRQMVKLNPYVVVQKRLAKLEQAKNIEAKKVAAAKKEGVEYKPKEFKPVDEDPINIYDDSWKLTKKELGKVKKQGIKEYKKKTKAAALKKKAKSVKRLEAKKKTKVVKKKPAKKAAAPAKKAAPAKKAAK